One region of Dehalococcoidia bacterium genomic DNA includes:
- a CDS encoding 2-dehydropantoate 2-reductase, whose protein sequence is MKKTQRIAVIGAGAVGSYYGGRLAEAGHDVRFLVRRDYHTVRSSGLNVTSPDGDFLLARPFTAADSTEIGTVDWVICALKSTSIHAAHKLVQPCVGADTRILVLMNGLGLEDHFAGWFGQERIFGGLAFTCINRGKPGNVHHLAYGTVTLGHYKNDQGEIDKALALWSGSKTSVVSASSLLKARWEKLCWNIPFSGLCVAGGGITTDRIMADEGLRAAAKALMQEVICAGNADLAYHGEKSDIDRNTIINSLFQKTSTMGAYKPSTMIDFVEGKAMEVDAIFAEPLRRARELKVPTHRLALLTTLLRSLNHGRQ, encoded by the coding sequence ATGAAAAAAACGCAGCGCATCGCTGTGATAGGCGCCGGCGCCGTGGGAAGCTATTACGGGGGACGTCTGGCCGAGGCCGGACATGATGTCCGATTCCTGGTCAGGCGTGATTACCATACCGTCAGGTCGTCCGGCCTGAATGTAACCAGTCCGGACGGGGATTTCCTGCTGGCACGTCCTTTTACAGCTGCAGACAGCACGGAGATAGGTACGGTGGACTGGGTGATCTGCGCGCTCAAGTCAACCTCCATTCATGCCGCACACAAGCTGGTCCAGCCCTGCGTGGGCGCCGACACCCGCATACTGGTGCTGATGAACGGCCTGGGATTGGAGGACCATTTCGCCGGGTGGTTCGGCCAAGAACGCATATTCGGAGGCCTGGCCTTTACCTGTATCAACAGAGGCAAGCCCGGTAACGTGCATCACCTGGCATACGGAACGGTTACACTGGGACACTACAAAAACGATCAAGGCGAGATCGACAAAGCCCTTGCGCTGTGGTCGGGCAGCAAAACCAGCGTTGTCTCAGCGTCCTCGCTTTTGAAGGCCCGCTGGGAGAAGCTTTGCTGGAATATACCTTTCAGCGGCCTGTGCGTGGCCGGCGGAGGTATCACGACCGACCGCATCATGGCGGACGAAGGACTGCGCGCCGCTGCAAAGGCATTGATGCAGGAAGTCATATGCGCGGGAAACGCCGACCTGGCATATCACGGCGAAAAATCCGACATCGACCGCAATACAATAATAAATAGTCTGTTTCAGAAGACTTCCACCATGGGAGCATATAAGCCGAGCACCATGATCGATTTCGTGGAGGGCAAGGCTATGGAGGTCGACGCCATCTTCGCTGAGCCGCTACGGCGCGCCCGTGAACTCAAGGTCCCCACCCACCGCCTTGCGCTGCTTACAACCCTGCTGAGATCCCTCAACCACGGCCGGCAATAG
- a CDS encoding (4Fe-4S)-binding protein: protein MKRVYHNDKITVFWDSEKCIHSGNCFSNLPEVFKPMRRPWVDINAAEAATIKSAIDKCPSGALTCELHK, encoded by the coding sequence ATGAAAAGGGTCTACCACAACGATAAAATAACGGTTTTCTGGGATTCGGAGAAGTGTATACATTCCGGCAACTGCTTCTCCAACCTGCCCGAGGTTTTTAAACCGATGAGGCGTCCCTGGGTGGATATCAATGCCGCCGAAGCGGCGACTATTAAAAGCGCCATAGACAAATGCCCATCGGGCGCGCTTACCTGTGAACTGCATAAATAG
- a CDS encoding HD domain-containing phosphohydrolase codes for MLSKSRTSVRAVDVDDVLSEWRSRAVTVLTYVVLIVALPAFAISAFSMYASKSWAAFVVMSAAYLGMIALALLKKIDFRLRAWVLITLGYMMAAVNLWYFGSAGSARVYLLALPILGFILIGTRTGWVTTAFSALLYAVFCLLDYYAILSPRLLPLDRFDLLNWVTTGFTMMMLLVIIVILLIRMYRFLINTLRKERVLSAELEQTYDATLEGWATALEYRDLETAGHCHRVSAITKRLAEADGTGALDIMDVHRGSLLHDVGKMGIPDSVLLKPGKLTDEEFKQMQQHTTYAYELLSHIPYLKHALDIPYCHHEKWDGSGYPRGLKGTDIPLSARIFSVVDVYDALISDRPYRKAWQEEKAIEYIKERSGKDFDPAVVQAFVKLAEEETDSLSSSEE; via the coding sequence ATGCTGAGCAAAAGCAGGACCTCTGTCAGGGCCGTCGATGTCGACGATGTGCTTTCCGAGTGGCGTTCCAGGGCGGTCACGGTTTTAACTTACGTGGTTCTGATAGTGGCGCTGCCGGCATTTGCGATTTCAGCGTTCTCCATGTACGCGTCAAAATCCTGGGCCGCGTTTGTCGTGATGAGCGCGGCTTACCTGGGGATGATCGCGCTTGCCTTATTAAAAAAGATCGATTTCAGGTTGCGGGCCTGGGTGCTGATCACACTGGGCTATATGATGGCCGCGGTCAATTTATGGTATTTCGGGTCCGCGGGTTCCGCGCGCGTTTATCTCCTGGCATTACCCATTTTGGGATTCATTCTAATCGGTACGCGCACCGGATGGGTCACCACCGCCTTCAGCGCCCTGCTCTACGCTGTTTTCTGCCTTCTTGACTATTACGCAATCCTCTCGCCCCGCTTATTGCCTCTCGATAGATTTGATTTGTTGAACTGGGTTACGACTGGTTTTACTATGATGATGCTGCTGGTTATCATCGTGATCCTGCTGATACGCATGTACCGTTTCCTGATCAACACCCTGAGGAAAGAGCGTGTCCTTTCGGCCGAGCTGGAACAGACCTACGACGCGACTCTGGAGGGCTGGGCTACTGCACTGGAATATCGCGACCTTGAAACGGCCGGACACTGTCACCGCGTCAGCGCAATAACCAAAAGGCTGGCGGAGGCCGACGGCACGGGAGCGCTCGATATAATGGACGTCCATCGCGGCTCCCTTCTGCACGACGTCGGCAAAATGGGCATACCGGACAGCGTCCTGCTCAAGCCGGGCAAGCTCACCGATGAGGAATTCAAGCAGATGCAGCAGCATACAACCTATGCGTATGAACTGTTGTCCCATATACCCTATCTCAAACATGCGCTGGATATACCTTACTGCCACCACGAGAAATGGGATGGCAGCGGCTATCCGCGCGGGTTGAAGGGCACGGATATCCCCCTTTCGGCCCGCATCTTCTCGGTGGTCGACGTCTACGATGCCCTCATCTCGGACCGCCCATACCGCAAAGCCTGGCAGGAAGAGAAGGCGATCGAATATATAAAAGAGAGATCGGGCAAAGATTTCGACCCGGCCGTGGTCCAGGCGTTTGTAAAGCTGGCCGAAGAGGAAACCGATTCGCTTTCCAGCAGCGAAGAATGA
- a CDS encoding DegV family protein, with protein sequence MIKIICDSTGDIPEEIRKQYDITIVPLNVQFGTDSYQDGVNLTGTQFYKMLVEGKVHPTTSQPAPGVFAEAYEKLAKQTDEILVLTISAGISGTYDSAMQAKQLVDSKLKIEVIDSKWTCAGLLLPTLKAARAVEKGMKMAEITSMIKDILPKIRVYMIFDTLEYLRKGGRIGRAKALLGGMLKLNPVLTLKDGVIHPVTQARGRAKAVDLLVDLIKKTGNPDEIVVEDATTPDELEDLAKRIGSAIPNAKIIRTKVGPTIGVHAGPRIMVAGAIATV encoded by the coding sequence ATGATAAAAATAATCTGCGACAGCACCGGAGACATTCCCGAGGAAATAAGAAAGCAGTACGACATCACCATCGTGCCGCTTAACGTGCAATTCGGCACCGACAGCTATCAGGACGGCGTGAACCTTACTGGAACTCAGTTCTATAAGATGCTGGTGGAGGGCAAGGTGCATCCCACCACATCCCAGCCCGCGCCCGGCGTGTTTGCCGAGGCATATGAGAAGCTGGCCAAACAAACGGATGAAATACTGGTGCTGACCATATCGGCCGGCATCAGCGGCACCTACGACAGCGCCATGCAGGCCAAACAACTTGTGGACAGCAAGCTTAAAATCGAGGTCATCGATAGCAAGTGGACCTGCGCCGGGCTGCTGCTGCCCACACTCAAAGCTGCCAGGGCGGTTGAAAAGGGCATGAAGATGGCGGAGATCACCAGTATGATAAAGGATATCCTGCCTAAGATCCGTGTCTACATGATTTTCGACACCCTGGAATACCTGAGGAAAGGCGGCCGCATCGGCCGGGCCAAGGCGCTGCTGGGGGGTATGCTCAAACTGAACCCGGTTTTGACGCTCAAGGACGGTGTAATCCACCCGGTGACTCAAGCTCGCGGCCGTGCCAAAGCCGTAGATCTATTGGTTGACCTGATTAAAAAGACCGGTAATCCTGACGAAATCGTGGTGGAAGATGCCACCACACCGGATGAGCTCGAAGACCTGGCCAAACGTATAGGCTCCGCCATCCCCAACGCCAAAATAATCCGCACCAAGGTTGGCCCCACTATCGGCGTCCACGCCGGTCCGAGGATTATGGTCGCCGGCGCAATAGCCACCGTCTGA
- a CDS encoding PAS domain S-box protein encodes MKPNRYEKDRSLSEAWAGIDRESCDQLFKSIFLNSPIGKYVGQNGKFVLFNPAFEKITGHKKDDLRDMRHLSLVVPADRELVRRNAVRMLKGLRKTPYRFRVCTRTGEVRWIIETVVPIVYRGRRAVLGNSTDITSQKNLGESFKASEEKYRALVENINDVLFTLDTRKTITYISPVVERVTSYKVKELLGQPFTSYVHPDDLPGLLGSYKRLLSGIVEPWEFRLKDRDGETRFVRSSSRPIYREKRIVGVSGLITDITEHRKAEDELVRSKNLLQNVIDATPDWMCVKDFEHKYILVNKSFAQAQHLSPRDMIGRPDTDFFAEELCVGNPGKGIAGFHHDDMQAFQGLLVQNPGTVVTWADSSQHIYDIYNIPLRDNSGNVYAALTYSRDSTERQKAEEEREASINALQRTLRALVDTMVKVVEMRDPYTAEHQHRVADLAGAIAREMKMDELRIEHLVMAAKIHDIGKMYVPSDILSKPGKLTDTELDLIKTHTLGSYSILRDIEFSRPIALMVLQHHERLDGSGYPRGSTGKEMLTESKILAVADVVEAMSSHRPYRAALGIDKALNEISKNQGRLYDPEVVDVCLMLFKEKGFKFEDRFVYRDL; translated from the coding sequence GTGAAACCGAATAGATATGAAAAAGATCGATCTTTAAGTGAGGCATGGGCCGGCATCGACCGCGAGAGCTGTGATCAGCTGTTCAAATCGATATTTTTGAATTCCCCCATAGGTAAATACGTTGGGCAGAACGGCAAGTTCGTGCTCTTTAATCCTGCCTTTGAAAAGATCACCGGTCATAAGAAAGACGATCTCAGGGACATGCGCCATTTGAGCCTGGTCGTCCCGGCCGACAGGGAGCTCGTCAGAAGGAATGCCGTGCGCATGCTTAAAGGTTTGCGCAAAACACCCTACCGGTTCAGGGTATGTACGCGCACGGGCGAGGTGCGCTGGATAATCGAGACAGTCGTGCCCATCGTGTACCGGGGCCGGCGCGCCGTCCTGGGCAATTCCACGGACATCACCAGCCAGAAAAACCTGGGGGAGTCGTTTAAGGCAAGCGAGGAAAAATACCGCGCGCTGGTGGAGAATATCAACGACGTTTTATTCACGCTGGACACCAGGAAGACTATAACTTATATAAGTCCGGTCGTAGAGCGCGTCACCAGCTATAAAGTTAAGGAATTGCTGGGACAACCCTTTACCTCATATGTACATCCGGATGACCTGCCGGGCCTGCTGGGCAGCTACAAACGCCTGCTGTCGGGGATAGTGGAGCCATGGGAATTCCGCCTGAAGGACAGGGACGGTGAAACCAGATTCGTGCGTTCCTCCAGCCGCCCGATCTACCGGGAAAAACGCATCGTGGGGGTTTCCGGCCTGATAACCGATATAACCGAGCACAGGAAAGCTGAGGACGAGCTTGTGAGATCCAAGAACCTGTTGCAGAACGTGATAGACGCCACTCCCGACTGGATGTGCGTCAAAGATTTCGAGCATAAATACATATTAGTCAACAAGAGCTTTGCTCAGGCTCAGCACCTTTCACCCCGGGATATGATAGGCAGGCCGGATACCGACTTCTTCGCGGAAGAGCTATGCGTGGGTAATCCGGGAAAAGGCATCGCGGGATTTCACCATGACGACATGCAGGCCTTTCAGGGCCTCCTCGTGCAGAATCCCGGGACCGTTGTAACCTGGGCCGATAGCTCACAACATATTTACGATATATACAATATCCCGTTGAGGGACAACTCGGGAAATGTGTACGCCGCCCTCACGTACAGCCGCGACTCCACAGAGAGACAGAAGGCGGAGGAAGAGCGCGAGGCATCCATCAACGCCCTACAGAGGACTTTGCGGGCCCTGGTGGATACCATGGTCAAGGTGGTGGAGATGCGAGACCCATATACCGCCGAACACCAGCACCGGGTGGCCGACCTGGCGGGCGCCATTGCCAGGGAAATGAAGATGGATGAGCTGCGGATCGAACACCTGGTGATGGCGGCCAAAATCCACGATATCGGCAAGATGTATGTGCCGTCGGATATACTCAGCAAGCCCGGCAAACTGACCGACACCGAACTGGACCTGATCAAGACGCATACCCTCGGCAGCTATTCCATACTGCGGGACATCGAGTTCTCCCGTCCCATCGCCTTAATGGTCCTGCAGCACCATGAAAGGCTGGACGGTTCCGGTTACCCCCGGGGATCGACGGGCAAAGAGATGCTGACGGAGTCCAAGATACTGGCTGTGGCCGATGTGGTGGAAGCCATGTCGTCGCACCGCCCCTACAGAGCGGCGCTGGGTATAGATAAAGCCCTGAATGAAATATCAAAGAATCAAGGCAGGCTGTACGATCCCGAAGTTGTCGACGTCTGCCTGATGCTGTTTAAAGAGAAAGGATTTAAATTCGAGGACAGGTTCGTCTACAGGGACCTGTAG